The genomic segment GCTGTTCCTCGCGCGCAGCCCATTCTGGAGCTGTCCCCCACAAACGCCGGGTCCGCTCCAGGGTCttagggagggggcggggctcgGGGAGCGCGCCCAGGGTCCGCGGGGCGGGGGAAGGGCAAAGGGGGCGCGAGGAGAGCGAGCAGGGAGGCGagaggatgcctggggctgggagtCCAGAgcaagagagggaggggaagagacacGGAGGGGCGGGGTCGTGTTAGTCTCGTCAGTCCGGAGTTACCACAGCCTGGAACAGAGTTAGAGTCAATCTGGAGGAGGCGAAAGGAGGCGGTGAGGCAGTGGCGTGAGGAACGGCTGCGCTCGCGCCACTTTTCCCGCCCCTTCTCTAAAGGACCAATGAACTTCAAGCAGCGAGTCCTGCGCCGAGGCGACCGACCAATGCGCTTCAAGATCTTGCACTGACAGCCCACCCCTTTACCTCCGGTCCGCTTCTCCTCGCGCTGGACTATCAATCCAGCCAATAGCGCGTCGAGTTGAGTCTCGCACTTATCCCTTCTCCTTGTGATTTGCCTTTCCCAAATTGTTCTTCCCCTTTTGGGAGAGGTGGCCAATGGGGCGTCGAGTACCGCTGCCAGTacaaggctggccccgccctcaGGAACGGCCGCCTGGCCCGCCCTCCCGCGAACGTTGACCTGGACTCATCGGCGCATGCGCAGTCTCGTCCTCCGGCCTGAGCGGCGCCGCCCCGCCTCTGGAGCATTTGGTGGCCAGGACTTGACTTGAGCGGCTTTTCACTGCGTGGACGCCCGTGTGTTTTTTCACTTCTCTCCCACTACCCCAACTCACGATCtacatttctccttttatgttccCCTACCTGTGATATCCGTGTTTCCCTCCCAGGTCCCACCTTCTAACGTTGTGGCCCTTTCCTTCTGTCTCTTATTGGCTGTGTCCGTGCTGATTTCCCTAAATTTGACGTTTTCCTTCTCTGGAGTCTCTCTTTTTGCCTGTTCATCCTGCTGATTTTTGAAACCCTCTTTCCATATGCCTCATCCTCTCATAGActgtcccccttcccctcctatCCCTGTCTTTGGTTCCCGAGATACTTCTGTGATTTTTAACACTTTGCACCCTCTGTGTTCATCTTCCTCCCGGGTTTCACCCCATTCTCTGGCCTCCACTCTGTAATTGTAGCCTTCTCTGTGCATCTCTAATAGACccatctcactgtttccccacccccatcctctgtgttgtccccttttctctaTGCATCCTGCCCtgtctccttttctgtctttgaGCCTCTCAGAtagtctcctccccaccccagaacCCGATCTCTGTGCCCAACTTCTCATTTTTCTGCCACTCCGGAGTGTGCTGTCTCTGCTGCTCGTCCTCTCTTTCCCTGCAAGTTTCTGTTCCATTAATTTGCTCCTCCTTTTCAGTGTGGTTTCTCTTGTAGGAATGGTGTCTCCTCTGATCACTACTTCAACCCTTTTTTCTTTAGGGTTTTATTCCGGTCTTTTTGGTTGTGTCCGTGCTTGTACCCAGATTGCTGGGGCCTGTGGTTTTGCATTCCAGGCAGGTGTGTGCCCTGTCCCCTGCTCAGTCCAACTCCTTTGATCCTTTGTCTGCCTTCATTCCCCCTTTCCGTGCCCCATCTTTTCTGCTGGTGTTGGCTTCTTGGTTTGCTGCAGATTTCTGGGTTAAAGATCCTCTGTGTCAGGTATTCTGGTCAGAAAAGTATGGCAGAAGTGACCTCTATCTGGACTGCTGTGCAGGGGAGCAGTACTAGACAAAATTGGAAAGGTTCTTTGGGGCCCGTCTGAGGGATGAAGGGTGGCCTGTATGTGGGAGCCTTGAATGCCAGCTAAAGAGATTGACGTTGATCTTTTAGatagtggagagagagagagatggggaacaGGCAGGCAACATTTTGGAGAGCTTAACACTTGCCTGGAACTTTATGCTAATAATCTTAATAGTGAGTCtatgagatatatttttaatatgttttataaatgagtTCAATAGGAGGcataagatcacacagctagtcagtGGAGAGGTAAAGATTCCAACCTTGGTCTGTCTTTGAGTTCAAAGTCTTAAGAACTTTGTACTACCTACAGCATTTTATTAATTTCCAGTAATCCCCAGTTCCCCACTTTTATTCCCTAACTGTCCCACAGGTGCTCATTTAAGATGGCACACGCATATCTCTTTTAGTCTGTGTGTGTTCTTGGATGTGCAGTGTTTTCTATGCATGATGTTTTAACTTATGCAAGTGACATTGAGctgtttattattaaaaataatcaacatAGTGTTTTTATGATCCATCCATGTGCATGTGATGTGTACAGCTAACCAGTTACTTCTAACTAGTACATGATATTCCATGGTATGCATCCCCTGTGTGTTATGTGTTCACTTGGTCTTGGGGAGGGATGCCCATGTTGCCTTCAGCTCACTATTCCCACCATACTACCACATCCTTTTATGTGTTCTTTTGTAGTTGAAGGTGGAAATCTCTGTTTTGTGTACCTAGGATATACCAGAAATAGCTATTTGTAAACCtaatttcatactgttcatggggttctcaaggcaagaatactgaagtggttttccattcccttctccagtgaaccacattctgtcagacctcttcaccatgactcatctgtcttgggtggccccacaaggcatggcttaatttcattgagttagacaacgctgtggtccatgtgatcagattggctagtttccttgattgtggtttcagtgtgtctgccttctgatgccctctcgcaacacctaccatcttacttgggtttctcttaccttggatgtggagtatctcttcatggctgctccagtaaagtgcagccactgctccttactttggatgaggggtatctcctcacggttccccctcctgaccttgaacatggagtagctcctctcagccctcctgtgcccaagCAACTGCTGctcaaggcaaaatgataggatactgaaagaggaactccccaggttagtaggtgcccaatatgctactggagatcagtggagaaataactccagaaagaatgaaggggtggagccaaagcaaaaacaacacccagttgtggatgtgactggtgatggaagcaaggtccgatgctgtaaagagcaatattgcataggaacctggaatattaggtccatgaatcaaggcaaattggaagtggtcaaacaggagatggcaagaatgaatgtcgacattgtaggaatcagcaaactaagatggactggaatgggtgaatttaactcagacgaccattatatctactactgtgggcaggaatcccttagaagaaatggagtagccatcatggtcaaaaaaaagagtccgaaatgcagtatttggacgcagtctcaaaaacgacagaatgatctctgttcatttccaaggcaaaccattcaatatcacggtgatccaagcctatgccccaaccaataatgctgaagaagctgaagttgaacagttctatgaagacctaccagagcttttaaaactaacaccctaaaaagatgtccttttcattataggggactggaatgcaaaagtaggaagtcaagaaacacctggagtaacaggcaaatttggccttggagtacagaatgaagcagggcaaaggctaatagcattttgctaagagaacgcattggtcatagcaaacaccctcttccaacaacacaagagaagactctacacatggacatcaccagatggtcaacaccgaaatcagattgattatattctttccagccaacgatggagaagctctatacagtcaacaaaaacaagaccaggagctgactgtggctcagatcatgaactacttattgccaaattcagacttatattgaagaaagtagggaaaaccactagaccattcaagtatgacctaaatcaaatcccttataattatacagtggaagtgagaaatagatttaagggactagatctgatagagtgcctgatgaactatggatggaggttcatggcattgtacaggagacagagatcaagaccatccccatggaaaagaaatacaaaaaagcaaaatggctgtctgaggaggccttacaaatagctgtgaaaagaagagaagcgaaaagcaaaggagaaaaggaaagatatacccatttgaatgcagagttccaaagaatagcaaagagagataagaaagcctttcttagcgatcagtgcaaagaaatagaggaaagcaacagaatgggaaagactagagatctcttcaagaaaattagagataccatgggaatatttcatgcaaagatgggcttgataaaggacagaaatggcatggacctaacagaagcagaagatattaaaaagaggtgacaagaatacacagaagaactgtacaaaaaagatcttcgggacttccctggtggtccagaggctaagactctgagctcctaatgtagggggcctgggttcgatcccttgtcagggagccagagcccacatgctacaactaagaccccatgtagccaaataaataaatatatattaaaaaaataaaaagaccttcacgacccagataatcacgatggtgtgatcactcacctagagccagacatccaggaatgtgaagtcaagtggggcttagaaagcatcactatgaacaaagctagcggaggtgatggaattccagttgagctatttcaaatcctgaaagatgatgctgtgaaagtgctgcactcaatatgccatcaaatttggaaaactcagcagtggccacaggactggaaaaggtcagttttcattccaatcccaaagaaaggcaatgccaaagaatgctcaaactaccgcacaattacactcatctcacaccctagtaaagtaatgctcaaaattctccaagccaggcttcagcaatatgtgaaccatgaacttccagatgttcaagctggttttagaaaaggcggaggaaccagagatcaaattgccaacatccgctggatcatggaaaaagcaagagagttccagaaaaacatttatttctgctttattgactatgccaaagcctttgactgtgtggatcactataaactgtggaaaattctgaaaaagatgggaacaccacaccacctgacctgtctcttgagaaacctatatgcaagtcaggaagcaacagttagaactggacatggaacaacagactggttccaaataggaaaagaagtatgtcaagactgtatactgtcaccctggttatttaacttatatgcagagtacatcatgagaaacgctgggctggaagaagcacaagctggaatcaagattgccgggagaaataccaatcacctcagatatgcagatgacaccacccttatggcagaaagtgaagaggagctaaaaagcctcttgatgaaagtgaaagaggagagtgaaaaagttggcttaaagctcaacattcagaaaacgaagatcacggcatctggtctcatcacttcatgggaaatagacagggaaacagtagaaacagtgtcagactttattttttggggctcctaaatcactacagatggtgattgcagccatgaaattaaaagacgcttactccttggaaggaaagttatgaccaacctagacagcatattaaaaagcagagacattactttgccaacaaaggtccgtctagtcaaggccattgtttttccagtagtcatgtatggacgtgagagttggactgtgaagaaagctgagtgccaaagaattgatgcttttgaactgtggtgttggagaagactcttgagagttccttggactgccaggggatccaagcagtccatcctaaaggagatcagtcctgagtgttcattggaaggactgatgctgaggctgaaactccaatactttggccacctcatctaaagagttgactcattggaaaggaccctgctgctgggaaggattaggggcaggaggagaaggggacgacagaggatgagatggctggatggcatcactgactcgatgggcatgagtttgggtaaactctgggagttggtattggacagggagacctggcgtgctgcggttcatggggtcgcaaagagtcagacacgacgagcgactgaactgaactgaactgaactgaaaactaattTGGCTAAGTATTGCCAGACTTCTTACGATGAATGATACTTTGGGCTTGAGACACTGATCAGAACCCTTGGTGCCTCCATTCTTCAGGGTCCAGAAGAGGATCCTATCCCTGGCCACAACTACCCCATGAGCATCAATGCACAAGGGCCTCTCCAGCCCCATAGTTCTACCAACATTCATATTTTTCCAGCTTTCTGATCTCTTGTCAGTCTGGTAGATGCTCATTTGGATACACTGAATTTCTATGATTATTGTTGAGCACGAGTGTttcttcatgtgcttgttagccttTCTGGTTTGCTTTTCTGAGAATTGAGAATTGCCTTTTCATATACTTGGCCTATTTCCCTActgaaatttctctctttttctcatcagttCGCCTGAGATCTTTGTCCagtctttttggtttaagactttGCATACACTCTTCTTATGACCATTTTggcatttcatattattttagaaatttatcCACTTATGAAGCAGATAATTTTCAAATTTGTAAGTGTagacttgttttttaaatatatattttaagaaaattatttttggctgcattgggtctttgttgcaacaTGAGGGTTCTTCGTTTtgtggcttctctctagttgtagtgcttGGGCACtagagtgcatgggctcagtagctctgtggcatgtggggtcttagttccctagccagagatcaaacctctggaccattggaccaccagggaagtcccaaatgtgGAGTTGTTAATGACAGTTTTATTATTCTTAGAACGTATAATGTCTTTCAGTTCCtatttttcattctgcattttatttgcatcttctcttttttttttcttgagtaggTTAGCTGGAGGATTATCTTAGTAATATTGTCAAAGAATGAATGTTAGTTTTTTGTAAATAGTTTTTTTGTaatcaatttcattgatttctggtcatcatttttattcctttctggGGAGGTTGCTTTGTTGTCCCTTGTATAACTTCTTGAGTTAATTCATAAGCATATTTTATAATCCTTATTGTTTCTTGATAAATGtacttaaattataaatttacttCTAAATATTGATTTAGAAATCATTgtccaattaaaaaaactttgATTTTGAAATGAGTATTAGCTCACAAGAAGTTGCAAAAATTGTGTATAGAATCCATAAAACCCTTCTTCTGGTTCCCCATAGGGACATTCTGTATGACTGTAGTAAATGAGcaggaaattaacattggtaCAGTAtgttggggctcctctggttgctcagtggtaagcaATCCtgccacaatgcaggagatgtgggtttgatccctgggttgggaagatccactggagaaggaaatagcaacctctggtattcttgcccgagaaatcccatggactcctctcccagaggagcctgggagggctacagtccatcagtttagttcagttcagtcagtcactcgGTCgggtcggactctttgcgaccccatggactgcagcacaccaggcttccctgtccatctatAGTTCACAGAGTTgcaaaagaatctgacacgactgagtggctaaacaacaacaacaacacttttAACTAAATTACAGACCTTGTTCAGTTTTCATCAGATTTTacatgcacctgtgtgtgtgtgtgtgtgtgtgtgtgtgtgtgacatgtaGCATGTTTGCTGTTATTCAGTACTAAatactttctcatttctttttttacgtCAGGGGTTACTTAGTAATGCATCAGTTGACTTTCACACATTTGTTGTTCTGATCTCCTTGTCTCTGGATGGAGAACAGCCTGTATAAATAGTGATCCTTTGAATAAGCCAGCTTTCTCTGCTCAGCACCATTTCCAACAGCAGAAACTAAGCGGGAGAGTGAGAGTCAGGATTTGAGAAGCTCATGGAGTGGGTTCAGGTTAGGCTGGAGGAAAGACCATGGAGATGAAGACCTGTGTCCCTGAAGGTTTCAGGGAGCCTATGTCACAGGAACTGATAATCAACTTTCTGCTTCAGAAACAGTGATCTAGAGGCCAACAAGAACGGAGTTTGAGACCTAGATTGAAATTGGTTCCAGAATCCAGGACCCAAACACAGGACCATGGGGCCCCAGCATCTCAGCCCCATGCAACTGCTCTGTCTCCTGGGGGCCATTTCCTCTCTGCCTTGTATGTCCTGTGGGGCTGGATGCTTTGGGACCCTCTTGGCTGGGGAGGATGGGGGCCTGGATTCCTGCCACTGGGGGAGGGAAACCTGACTATCTGGGTCCCTTGGGGGACAAGATCTGTGGAGGCTGAGCTCTTGATTGGCAGCTCAAGGGTTGAGAAAGCAATGTGAGGAGCAGTTGACCAGATAAAGATTCTCTCTTTAGGGGCTGAAGCTCTTCTGTGCTATGAAGCGACATCTTCGCTCTTCAGAGCTGTAGGTCTCCATAGGTGGCAATGGTTTCTGTTGAGGAGCATGGTGTGTAAACTGAATGAGGGCTGTGAGGAGACGCTGGTGTTCATCGAGGCAGGTGGGCGGGGGTGACTTTGCTACATTGTTTTGGCTTGCTCTTCTGACCTGTACCTCCCTTCCCAGCACCCAGGGACTCTGGACTTCAGTTCCAGATATTTACCCGGTGGTATTTTGGGAACAACTTCCAGACACCAGCAGGAGAGGGGCAGGACCCAGCTGGTTGTGCTGTGGGCTGGATAAGAGGGCAGAATGGAGGTGGGAGAGAAGACAAGTTTGGGACACACGGGAGAGAGGAGCAGAGGGGCTCCTCCTGTGGAGAAAGGGGTGAGGAGAGACAGATAAAACCTGGGAGATCTGAGCAGCGAGTGGACAGGAGGGAAGACGCAAAGCTGGTGGTGAGGCAGAGTGAGCAGCAAGGGCAGGGTGGGGTagggtggagtgggggtgggaggttgGACTGGGTGTGGCCAATGACACTGATCAGAGCTCTCCAATCTTCTGCTCCGCAGGGACCAGAAGGGGAATCCTGGGTTTTAAAGGCTGCAGCCCAGCCTCATCTTACCCCCCGCAAGTCTCCTACCTGGTTCCGCCACCTGGATTGTCCGTCGCCTCCTATAGCCGGGTCTGCCGGACCTATCTCTGCAATAACCTCACCAACATGGATGCTATATTGCACCTCAAGGCCAGGACTCCCAAGACTTTAACATCTTCTTCCCACAGTTGCCCAACTTGTGTGGGCGAGCACTCTAAGAGCTGCCTCCCAAATTTCGTCTCCAGTGAGTCTTGCCCCAGAGACGCTACTAAGTGTTACAGTTCCACAGTGAAACTCCAGGCAGGTGAGAGGACACAGACTTTCTCAGATGTCTGCTCCATGCCTACTGCCTCTCCATCTCTGAGGGAGGCGGGTGGGGCTTGGAGAGGTGCTGGGGGTCGTGGCACAGAATTCCAAGGGGAACAGGGGAAGGTGCCTGATTCCGGGTCTTTGAGGGGCGAGCAGGTGTCCTGGTTGGTGAGGTGTGTCTGGAAGGAGGGGCAGGGCACTTGCTTTTTGCAAGTGTCCCTGACTGCCCTCTCTCTTCCTTGCAGGGTTTCTCAATACCACCTTCCTCCTCATGGGCTGTGCGCGTGAACATACCAGTGTTTTAGCCCATTTTCACCATATCGGGAGCATCAGAGTGACTGAGGTCGTCAACGTCATAGAGAAGGCCCTGTTCACTGGTGCAGGGACCCCTTGTCGGAGTCCTTCTTGGGGCATCCTCTTAGGCCTCCTCTTTGCCTTCAAGGGCTGAGGATCTAGCTGGACCAGGCCAACACCCCTCCCTTTTCACAGAGCCAAATAAAGTTACAGAGTTGCATTTCTGCCTTGTCTTGTGGGCCTTGCGGGTTGTGGGGTTGTGAAAGAGCTGAAGAGGGGTggcaggcagaggggagggaCAGGCAATGTGCAGTGCTCACTGTGAAGGGTGCTCCGGGAGGAGGATCATTGGCAAAGTGACAGAATCATGGCCAGCGTGCTGGAGGAACCCAAAcgctccccttttcctcctgggaGCATTAGTTTTCTAGCTTGGGTTCAGCCATTGACTGAGATCCTGGCCAAATCTCCTCTATTTTCTGGGCCTCCATTTCTTCCCCTTTAAAATTAAGGCTTGGGACCTCCCTGGCCATCCAATGGCTGCAACACTGTGTTCACAATTCAGAGgcctggctttgattcctggtcggggaactggatcccacatgccgtaactaagagttcacatgttgcTACTGAAGATCCCACAATCCACAGCGAAAATTGAGAATCTCTCGTGCTGCAGCTAAACCCGGTGCAGCCAGGTCAGTATTTAAAATGAAGGCCTTGCAGGGAAGCCATAGGGATTATGGATTCACTTTGAGTAAAGTTTAAAACCACACATTTAATGGTAAAGgacttctggtggtccagtggctaagaccctgtgctcccaaagcagggccTGAGTtcaacccttggtcagggaactagatcccactggccacaactaaggcctgatgcagccaaataaatattttttaaaaaggaaatataatttttaaaaaagggacttccctggtccagtggttaagaatccatctagcaatgcaggggactcgggttcagtccctggtgggggaactaagattcccacaggCCAGGAAGctgctaagcccacatgccacaactgttGCCCGCGAGCTCCGGagcttgtgtgctgcaactaagactggaGGGTgcgtgctgctaagttgcttcagtcgtgtccaacgctggacacatggactgtagcctgccatgctcactgtccatgggattccccaggcaaggacactggagtgggttgccgtttccttctccaggggaccttcctgatccagggatagaacgcacgtctcctgcactggcagctggcag from the Capra hircus breed San Clemente chromosome 18, ASM170441v1, whole genome shotgun sequence genome contains:
- the LYPD4 gene encoding ly6/PLAUR domain-containing protein 4, giving the protein MGPQHLSPMQLLCLLGAISSLPWAEALLCYEATSSLFRAVGLHRWQWFLLRSMVCKLNEGCEETLVFIEAGTRRGILGFKGCSPASSYPPQVSYLVPPPGLSVASYSRVCRTYLCNNLTNMDAILHLKARTPKTLTSSSHSCPTCVGEHSKSCLPNFVSSESCPRDATKCYSSTVKLQAGFLNTTFLLMGCAREHTSVLAHFHHIGSIRVTEVVNVIEKALFTGAGTPCRSPSWGILLGLLFAFKG